A stretch of Aythya fuligula isolate bAytFul2 chromosome 1, bAytFul2.pri, whole genome shotgun sequence DNA encodes these proteins:
- the GPR83 gene encoding probable G-protein coupled receptor 83 isoform X1 → MLSLFISLSLPYFINAFTTSGKLPFNRSLEESLGIPTTSGSFPWDNETLVGWQTLVGRSRHRVDTQHLAAKALLVAAYSVIIVISLFGNVLVCHVGVKSRRLRSATSLFIVNLAVADIMITLLNTPFTLARFVNSSWVFGKGMCHVSRFAQYCSLHVSALTLTAIAVDRHQVIMHPLKPRISTAKGVIYISVIWVMAACFSLPHAIYQKLFTFEYSEDVTRCLCLPDFPEPADLFWKYLDLTTFILLYVLPLVIISAAYVTVAKKLWLRNAIGDVTTEQYFALRRKNKKTIKMLMLVVVLFAVCWFPLNCYVVLLSSQTIRTNNALYFAFHWLAMSSTCYNPFIYCWLNDSFRSELKALLHICRKPPGPAEQRLPSALPAYRLAWPENGTFRRLQASHVLPSASNIPSGKTDISAVEPIVAVS, encoded by the exons ATGTTGTCccttttcatctctctctccctcccctacTTCATTAACGCCTTCACGACCTCGGGGAAGTTGCCCTTCAACAGAAGCCTGGAGGAGTCTTTGGGTATCCCGACCACCTCGGGTTCATTTCCCTGGGATAACGAGACCCTGGTGGGCTGGCAGACCCTCGTGGGCAGGAGCCGGCACAGGGTGGACACACAGCACTTGGCGGCCAAAGCCCTGCTGGTCGCGGCGTACTCCGTCATCATCGTCATCTCCCTCTTCGGCAACGTCCTCGTCTGCCACGTCGGCGTCAAGAGCAGGCGCCTGCGGTCCGCCACCAGCTTGTTCATCGTCAACTTGGCCGTGGCCGACATCATGATCACACTTCTCAACACGCCTTTCACGCTG GCTCGCTTCGTGAACAGCTCGTGGGTATTCGGGAAGGGGATGTGCCACGTCAGCCGGTTTGCCCAGTACTGCTCCCTCCACGTCTCTGCCTTGACCCTCACGGCCATCGCCGTGGACAGGCACCAG GTTATCATGCACCCTCTGAAGCCTCGCATATCTACTGCAAAAGGTGTTATCTACATCTCTGTGATTTGGGTCATGGCGGCTTGTTTTTCCCTCCCACATGCCATCTACCAAAAACTCTTTACTTTTGAATACAG TGAGGACGTTACCCGGTGCCTGTGTCTCCCAGATTTCCCTGAGCCAGCCGACCTCTTTTGGAAGTACCTCGACCTGACCACCTTCATTTTGCTCTACGTCCTGCCCCTGGTGATCATCTCGGCCGCCTACGTGACGGTGGCCAAGAAGCTCTGGCTGCGCAACGCCATCGGGGATGTCACCACCGAGCAGTACTTCGCCCTTCGCAGGAAGAACAAGAAGACCATCAAGATGCTGATGCTCGTGGTCGTCCTCTTTGCCGTCTGCTGGTTTCCCTTAAACTGCTACGTTGTCCTCCTCTCCAGCCAGACCATCCGCACCAACAACGCCCTCTACTTCGCCTTTCACTGGCTTGCGATGAGCAGCACCTGCTACAACCCCTTCATCTACTGCTGGCTCAACGACAGTTTCCGATCGGAGCTGAAGGCTTTGCTCCACATCTGCAGAAAACCTCCTGGCCCCGCAGAGCAGAGGCTTCCCTCCGCGCTCCCTGCCTACCGGCTGGCTTGGCCAGAAAACGGCACCTTCAGGAGGTTGCAGGCCTCTCACGTCCTGCCCTCGGCCTCCAACATCCCGTCAGGAAAGACAGATATCTCTGCAGTGGAGCCGATAGTAGCCGTGAGCTAA
- the GPR83 gene encoding probable G-protein coupled receptor 83 isoform X2: MLSLFISLSLPYFINAFTTSGKLPFNRSLEESLGIPTTSGSFPWDNETLVGWQTLVGRSRHRVDTQHLAAKALLVAAYSVIIVISLFGNVLVCHVGVKSRRLRSATSLFIVNLAVADIMITLLNTPFTLVIMHPLKPRISTAKGVIYISVIWVMAACFSLPHAIYQKLFTFEYSEDVTRCLCLPDFPEPADLFWKYLDLTTFILLYVLPLVIISAAYVTVAKKLWLRNAIGDVTTEQYFALRRKNKKTIKMLMLVVVLFAVCWFPLNCYVVLLSSQTIRTNNALYFAFHWLAMSSTCYNPFIYCWLNDSFRSELKALLHICRKPPGPAEQRLPSALPAYRLAWPENGTFRRLQASHVLPSASNIPSGKTDISAVEPIVAVS; the protein is encoded by the exons ATGTTGTCccttttcatctctctctccctcccctacTTCATTAACGCCTTCACGACCTCGGGGAAGTTGCCCTTCAACAGAAGCCTGGAGGAGTCTTTGGGTATCCCGACCACCTCGGGTTCATTTCCCTGGGATAACGAGACCCTGGTGGGCTGGCAGACCCTCGTGGGCAGGAGCCGGCACAGGGTGGACACACAGCACTTGGCGGCCAAAGCCCTGCTGGTCGCGGCGTACTCCGTCATCATCGTCATCTCCCTCTTCGGCAACGTCCTCGTCTGCCACGTCGGCGTCAAGAGCAGGCGCCTGCGGTCCGCCACCAGCTTGTTCATCGTCAACTTGGCCGTGGCCGACATCATGATCACACTTCTCAACACGCCTTTCACGCTG GTTATCATGCACCCTCTGAAGCCTCGCATATCTACTGCAAAAGGTGTTATCTACATCTCTGTGATTTGGGTCATGGCGGCTTGTTTTTCCCTCCCACATGCCATCTACCAAAAACTCTTTACTTTTGAATACAG TGAGGACGTTACCCGGTGCCTGTGTCTCCCAGATTTCCCTGAGCCAGCCGACCTCTTTTGGAAGTACCTCGACCTGACCACCTTCATTTTGCTCTACGTCCTGCCCCTGGTGATCATCTCGGCCGCCTACGTGACGGTGGCCAAGAAGCTCTGGCTGCGCAACGCCATCGGGGATGTCACCACCGAGCAGTACTTCGCCCTTCGCAGGAAGAACAAGAAGACCATCAAGATGCTGATGCTCGTGGTCGTCCTCTTTGCCGTCTGCTGGTTTCCCTTAAACTGCTACGTTGTCCTCCTCTCCAGCCAGACCATCCGCACCAACAACGCCCTCTACTTCGCCTTTCACTGGCTTGCGATGAGCAGCACCTGCTACAACCCCTTCATCTACTGCTGGCTCAACGACAGTTTCCGATCGGAGCTGAAGGCTTTGCTCCACATCTGCAGAAAACCTCCTGGCCCCGCAGAGCAGAGGCTTCCCTCCGCGCTCCCTGCCTACCGGCTGGCTTGGCCAGAAAACGGCACCTTCAGGAGGTTGCAGGCCTCTCACGTCCTGCCCTCGGCCTCCAACATCCCGTCAGGAAAGACAGATATCTCTGCAGTGGAGCCGATAGTAGCCGTGAGCTAA